A stretch of Caenorhabditis elegans chromosome IV DNA encodes these proteins:
- the rad-54.B gene encoding DNA repair and recombination protein RAD54-like (Confirmed by transcript evidence), with translation MPPMTPGNSENVENRKRGGFSSPFLGIELPKPLSKRSATFVPPLIGSESSSSGGSSSSTIQEKIPPFILNEQDILDRKTTSAVTVDTRFARHLRPHQKSGIQFIFDRLRRGSGKNGGGGGAILADDMGLGKSLQTMAATWALLKGSKTAQQLANSCLIIVPSSLVNNWKAEFDKWWRLMRFPAVIALTANDITTYQSTIKLMPYLVISYDLAQRHVEKLKIIRFDVMVCDEGHKLKNLDGKLRKTLLSLEIPRRLILTGTPMQNDFEEFYSLLDFVRPSVFGSIVEFRKMCSDRPEQLNELIDECMLRRTAADVDLKHLPEKHEYILFCAASPIQKHVHSEICDYMTGDALSLIFFARQLANHPKLLLDNLREKTEKSKAHKHSPLLLAFDGAHMPRGGVKESGKLTALVDMIKCFRLLQECTVIVSNYIETLDMIQQLCEYLNFKVLRLDGKTQVPDRQKLVRTFNDHRDPSNIFLLSTKAGGVGLNLIGASRLVLFDSDWNPANDQQAMARIWRDGQVRPCHIYRLITTGTIEEKMLQRQIKKTGLGCVIDAIEVGDTIATFTDEDLKDIFTFTGSATECNTHDLCECPCDGCGMLENEMDEEDDGDDVVENDAEKIDKSGKIDKIDSDDDEEADDEELEADVTDEVVEDSQEPPEATKPAVAAAGLRTIASLAELSRWRHFSPRHADTWHHFMTNAGLSQVDTDVELTFAFYQESQY, from the exons ATGCCTCCAATGACGCCTGGAAACTCGGAAAACGTGGAAAATCGCAAGCGCGGCGGCTTTTCAAGCCCGTTTTTAGGCATTGAG CTCCCAAAACCTCTCTCAAAACGATCCGCCACCTTCGTACCGCCGCTTATTGGCTCCGAGAGCTCCTCCTCCGGCGGCTCCAGCTCCTCCACAATTCAGGAGAAAATCCCTCCATTTATACTCAACGAACAGGATATTCTCGATCGAAAAACCACGTCAGCAGTCACTGTGGACACGAGATTCGCGAGACATCTCCGACCTCATCAGAAATCtggaattcaatttattttcgatCGGCTTAGGCGAGGCTCCGGGAAAAACGGTGGTGGTGGCGGAGCAATTCTCGCCGACGATATGGGACTCGGAAAGAGTTTACAGACGATGGCTGCCACGTGGGCTTTGTTGAAAG GCTCAAAAACCGCCCAACAACTCGCCAATTCGTGTCTAATCATCGTTCCATCGTCTCTCGTCAACAATTGGAAGGCAGAATTCGATAAATGGTGGCGTCTAATGAGATTTCCCGCAGTAATTGCTCTCACCGCCAACGATATCACCACTTATCAATCGACAATCAAGCTGATGCCCTATCTTGTGATCAGTTATGATTTGGCTCAACGCCAcgtggaaaaactgaaaattattcgatTCGACGTGATGGTTTGCGATGAGGGGCATAAACTCAAGAATTTGGAtggaaaattgcggaaaacT CTTCTCTCACTGGAAATTCCGCGGCGCCTAATTCTAACAGGAACTCCAATGCAAAACGATTTCGAAGAATTCTACTCGCTTCTGGATTTCGTGAGACCTTCCGTATTCGGTTCGATTgtcgaatttcgaaaaatgtgctCAGATCGGCCGGAGCAGCTCAATGAGCTCATCGATGAGTGCATGTTGAGACGAACGGCTGCCGATGTTGATTTGAAACATCTTCCTGAAAAAC acgaATACATCCTCTTCTGCGCCGCCTCGCCAATCCAAAAACATGTTCATTCTGAAATCTGCGACTACATGACAGGCGATGCTCTCTCGTTGATCTTCTTTGCCCGCCAACTCGCCAATCATCCGAAGCTTCTTCTCGACAATCTCCgtgaaaaaaccgaaaaatctaaGGCTCACAAGCATTCGCCGCTGCTCCTCGCGTTCGATGGAGCACACATGCCACGTGGCGGAGTTAAAGAATCGGGAAAGCTGACGGCGTTGGTGGATATGATAAAATGTTTCCGGCTTCTGCAGGAATGTACAGTTATTGTGTCGAATTATATAGAAACATTGGATATGATTCAACAACTTTGTgaatatttaaactttaaagttCTTCGATTGGATGGGAAGACACAG gtcCCGGATCGCCAGAAACTCGTGAGAACATTCAATGATCATCGCGACCCATCGAACATCTTCCTGCTCAGCACAAAAGCCGGCGGCGTCGGGCTCAATCTTATCGGAGCATCTCGGCTTGTGCTCTTCGACTCGGACTGGAATCCGGCTAACGATCAGCAGGCTATGGCAAGAATCTGGCGGGATGGACAAGTTCGGCCATGCCACATTTATCGATTGATTACCACG GGCACAATCGAGGAAAAGATGCTCCAACGACAAATCAAAAAGACCGGTCTGGGATGTGTGATCGACGCGATCGAGGTCGGCGACACGATTGCCACGTTCACCGACGAGGATTTGAAGGATATTTTCACTTTTACTGGCTCGGCGACCGAATGTAATACTCATGATCTTTGCGAGTGCCCGTGTGATGGTTGTGGAATGCTTGAGAATGAGATGGACGAGGAAGACGATGGGGATGACGTGGTGGAAAATgatgcggaaaaaatcgataaatctggaaaaatcgataaaatcgatAGCGACGACGATGAGGAAGCCGATGATGAGGAGCTCGAGGCGGATGTGACCGATGAAGTTGTGGAGGATAGTCAGGAGCCCCCCGAGGCCACAAAACCCGCCGTCGCCGCCGCCGGCCTCCGCACGATCGCCTCGCTGGCCGAACTGTCCCGTTGGCGCCACTTTTCGCCACGTCACGCCGACACGTGGCATCATTTCATGACGAATGCCGGGTTGTCGCAGGTGGATACGGATGTGGAGCTGACTTTTGCGTTTTATCAAGAATCTCAATATTGA
- the rad-54.B gene encoding DNA repair and recombination protein RAD54-like (Confirmed by transcript evidence), whose product MSRVVLNVDSYEGNDTPSAEIARFVVLYGKASTRKHKIWEGDGLLVCFTDSCLLKSEDERDVICRSSALKGLDQLEDGRIINIGSWSVEIQERIATGPPQKPISAQKPEIQSPMPPMTPGNSENVENRKRGGFSSPFLGIELPKPLSKRSATFVPPLIGSESSSSGGSSSSTIQEKIPPFILNEQDILDRKTTSAVTVDTRFARHLRPHQKSGIQFIFDRLRRGSGKNGGGGGAILADDMGLGKSLQTMAATWALLKGSKTAQQLANSCLIIVPSSLVNNWKAEFDKWWRLMRFPAVIALTANDITTYQSTIKLMPYLVISYDLAQRHVEKLKIIRFDVMVCDEGHKLKNLDGKLRKTLLSLEIPRRLILTGTPMQNDFEEFYSLLDFVRPSVFGSIVEFRKMCSDRPEQLNELIDECMLRRTAADVDLKHLPEKHEYILFCAASPIQKHVHSEICDYMTGDALSLIFFARQLANHPKLLLDNLREKTEKSKAHKHSPLLLAFDGAHMPRGGVKESGKLTALVDMIKCFRLLQECTVIVSNYIETLDMIQQLCEYLNFKVLRLDGKTQVPDRQKLVRTFNDHRDPSNIFLLSTKAGGVGLNLIGASRLVLFDSDWNPANDQQAMARIWRDGQVRPCHIYRLITTGTIEEKMLQRQIKKTGLGCVIDAIEVGDTIATFTDEDLKDIFTFTGSATECNTHDLCECPCDGCGMLENEMDEEDDGDDVVENDAEKIDKSGKIDKIDSDDDEEADDEELEADVTDEVVEDSQEPPEATKPAVAAAGLRTIASLAELSRWRHFSPRHADTWHHFMTNAGLSQVDTDVELTFAFYQESQY is encoded by the exons atgTCCCGAGTGGTTCTCAACGTGGATAGTTATGAGGGAAATG ACACCCCGAGCGCCGAAATCGCCCGTTTTGTCGTTCTCTATGGAAAAGCTTCGACtcgaaaacacaaaatttgggAAGGAGACGGTCTTCTCGTGTGTTTCACAGATTCGTGTCTCCTGAAGTCGGAAGATGAGCGTGACGTCATTTGCAG atccTCAGCGCTAAAAGGCCTGGACCAGCTTGAAGACGGCCGAATCATCAATATCGGATCCTGGAGCGTCGAGATTCAGGAGAGAATTGCTACTGGGCCTCCCCAGAAGCCCATTTCGGCCCAAAAGCCCGAAATCCAGAGCCCAATGCCTCCAATGACGCCTGGAAACTCGGAAAACGTGGAAAATCGCAAGCGCGGCGGCTTTTCAAGCCCGTTTTTAGGCATTGAG CTCCCAAAACCTCTCTCAAAACGATCCGCCACCTTCGTACCGCCGCTTATTGGCTCCGAGAGCTCCTCCTCCGGCGGCTCCAGCTCCTCCACAATTCAGGAGAAAATCCCTCCATTTATACTCAACGAACAGGATATTCTCGATCGAAAAACCACGTCAGCAGTCACTGTGGACACGAGATTCGCGAGACATCTCCGACCTCATCAGAAATCtggaattcaatttattttcgatCGGCTTAGGCGAGGCTCCGGGAAAAACGGTGGTGGTGGCGGAGCAATTCTCGCCGACGATATGGGACTCGGAAAGAGTTTACAGACGATGGCTGCCACGTGGGCTTTGTTGAAAG GCTCAAAAACCGCCCAACAACTCGCCAATTCGTGTCTAATCATCGTTCCATCGTCTCTCGTCAACAATTGGAAGGCAGAATTCGATAAATGGTGGCGTCTAATGAGATTTCCCGCAGTAATTGCTCTCACCGCCAACGATATCACCACTTATCAATCGACAATCAAGCTGATGCCCTATCTTGTGATCAGTTATGATTTGGCTCAACGCCAcgtggaaaaactgaaaattattcgatTCGACGTGATGGTTTGCGATGAGGGGCATAAACTCAAGAATTTGGAtggaaaattgcggaaaacT CTTCTCTCACTGGAAATTCCGCGGCGCCTAATTCTAACAGGAACTCCAATGCAAAACGATTTCGAAGAATTCTACTCGCTTCTGGATTTCGTGAGACCTTCCGTATTCGGTTCGATTgtcgaatttcgaaaaatgtgctCAGATCGGCCGGAGCAGCTCAATGAGCTCATCGATGAGTGCATGTTGAGACGAACGGCTGCCGATGTTGATTTGAAACATCTTCCTGAAAAAC acgaATACATCCTCTTCTGCGCCGCCTCGCCAATCCAAAAACATGTTCATTCTGAAATCTGCGACTACATGACAGGCGATGCTCTCTCGTTGATCTTCTTTGCCCGCCAACTCGCCAATCATCCGAAGCTTCTTCTCGACAATCTCCgtgaaaaaaccgaaaaatctaaGGCTCACAAGCATTCGCCGCTGCTCCTCGCGTTCGATGGAGCACACATGCCACGTGGCGGAGTTAAAGAATCGGGAAAGCTGACGGCGTTGGTGGATATGATAAAATGTTTCCGGCTTCTGCAGGAATGTACAGTTATTGTGTCGAATTATATAGAAACATTGGATATGATTCAACAACTTTGTgaatatttaaactttaaagttCTTCGATTGGATGGGAAGACACAG gtcCCGGATCGCCAGAAACTCGTGAGAACATTCAATGATCATCGCGACCCATCGAACATCTTCCTGCTCAGCACAAAAGCCGGCGGCGTCGGGCTCAATCTTATCGGAGCATCTCGGCTTGTGCTCTTCGACTCGGACTGGAATCCGGCTAACGATCAGCAGGCTATGGCAAGAATCTGGCGGGATGGACAAGTTCGGCCATGCCACATTTATCGATTGATTACCACG GGCACAATCGAGGAAAAGATGCTCCAACGACAAATCAAAAAGACCGGTCTGGGATGTGTGATCGACGCGATCGAGGTCGGCGACACGATTGCCACGTTCACCGACGAGGATTTGAAGGATATTTTCACTTTTACTGGCTCGGCGACCGAATGTAATACTCATGATCTTTGCGAGTGCCCGTGTGATGGTTGTGGAATGCTTGAGAATGAGATGGACGAGGAAGACGATGGGGATGACGTGGTGGAAAATgatgcggaaaaaatcgataaatctggaaaaatcgataaaatcgatAGCGACGACGATGAGGAAGCCGATGATGAGGAGCTCGAGGCGGATGTGACCGATGAAGTTGTGGAGGATAGTCAGGAGCCCCCCGAGGCCACAAAACCCGCCGTCGCCGCCGCCGGCCTCCGCACGATCGCCTCGCTGGCCGAACTGTCCCGTTGGCGCCACTTTTCGCCACGTCACGCCGACACGTGGCATCATTTCATGACGAATGCCGGGTTGTCGCAGGTGGATACGGATGTGGAGCTGACTTTTGCGTTTTATCAAGAATCTCAATATTGA